A window from uncultured Desulfobacter sp. encodes these proteins:
- a CDS encoding U32 family peptidase codes for MQDVLKKPELLAPAGNFEKLEIAVHYGADAVYLGGKDFSLRNFSGNFADDELEDAIKFAEKHQVKVYLTCNIYSRNHEQDGIDAFLERVGKIGPHAIIISDPGILLKARQIIPHIDIHLSTQANTTNFNAAIFWAQQGIKRINLARELSLQEIRTIASCAGIETETFVHGAMCMSYSGRCILSSFLSGRDGNRGLCSHPCRWNYAVMEELRPNEYFPVQEDSRGTYIFNSKDMCLIDHIPELIHAGISSFKIEGRMKGINYLSSVVKTYRNAIDAYIAEPDTYCVRPEWHSELYQTYHRAYCTGFYFGHPDGDSKNTMNPGNIHRGKIHSFIGKILENRDKHLYLIDIRNKLLPGDEIEILSPQGPARQTKVMSLTNEKGEPVDNAKPNTRLLIGIPLQACPNDIVRKT; via the coding sequence ATGCAGGATGTTTTGAAAAAGCCTGAGTTACTTGCGCCGGCGGGTAACTTTGAAAAATTAGAAATTGCAGTCCATTACGGGGCAGATGCCGTTTATCTAGGTGGCAAGGATTTTAGTTTAAGAAACTTTTCAGGCAATTTTGCCGACGATGAACTTGAAGATGCGATAAAATTTGCCGAAAAACACCAGGTAAAGGTCTACCTTACCTGCAACATCTATTCTCGCAACCATGAGCAGGACGGTATTGATGCCTTTCTGGAAAGAGTGGGCAAGATCGGCCCCCATGCCATTATCATTTCCGACCCGGGCATCCTGCTAAAAGCCAGACAGATCATTCCCCATATTGACATCCACCTAAGCACCCAGGCCAATACCACAAACTTCAATGCCGCAATTTTTTGGGCCCAGCAGGGTATTAAACGGATAAACCTGGCAAGGGAATTATCCCTCCAGGAGATACGAACCATTGCATCGTGCGCAGGAATCGAAACAGAGACCTTTGTCCACGGAGCCATGTGCATGTCCTACTCCGGCAGATGCATTTTAAGCAGTTTCCTAAGTGGCCGGGACGGCAACAGAGGCCTATGCAGTCACCCCTGCCGCTGGAATTACGCGGTCATGGAAGAACTTCGCCCCAATGAATATTTCCCTGTTCAAGAAGACAGCCGGGGTACGTATATATTTAATTCCAAGGATATGTGTTTAATCGACCATATTCCCGAACTAATCCATGCCGGAATTTCCTCCTTTAAAATAGAAGGCAGAATGAAAGGAATAAATTACCTGAGTTCTGTGGTGAAAACATATCGCAACGCCATTGACGCCTATATCGCTGAACCGGATACCTATTGCGTCCGCCCGGAATGGCATTCAGAACTCTATCAAACGTATCACCGGGCCTATTGTACCGGATTCTATTTTGGTCATCCTGATGGCGATTCAAAAAACACCATGAATCCAGGCAATATTCACCGAGGAAAGATTCATAGTTTCATAGGTAAAATACTGGAAAACCGTGACAAACATTTGTATTTGATCGATATCAGGAATAAGTTGCTGCCTGGTGACGAAATAGAGATCCTCAGTCCCCAAGGTCCTGCGCGGCAAACCAAGGTGATGTCACTGACAAACGAAAAAGGCGAACCCGTGGACAATGCGAAACCCAATACCCGCCTGCTGATAGGAATACCTTTGCAAGCCTGTCCCAACGATATTGTTCGCAAAACATAA